In Anolis sagrei isolate rAnoSag1 chromosome 5, rAnoSag1.mat, whole genome shotgun sequence, the DNA window caatcagggcaagctaatacctccaaacaaaggatccccaggcagtaatcagccaggctttgaagctgcaaggccactcagtgctaatcaaggtggccaactgcaacattcacactttcctcaaacagacaaagagttttttctcccaccctggacattccacagatatataaacctcacttgctcagtttccaacagacctcacaacctttggagatacctgccatagatgtgggtgaaatatcaggagagaatgcttctggaacatggccatacagcccagaaaacctcacagcaacccagtgattccggccattaaaccCTTCGACAACAACACTTTTTTTGTTTGGATGTGTAATAGATATTAGAATTTTTTTAAGGTACATCACCTGATGTGGCATAATCACATGTTCCAAGATGCTTGTGTTTTGCGATCAGGTTAAATCGCCAAAGACAAAATGTATTGTAAGGAATGGTCCTAAAGCATGTGTCTTCTATTTTTATACACTGGCTAGATGGATGTATTGCATGTCCAGGATGTGATTTAGCTTTCAAAATATCCACCTGCAAACCTGCCAGGTTTGTCTCATGACGAGGTCTATGCTCTAGCAGCAAAGTAATAtcagtgagttgttgtaggttttttcgggctatatggccatggtctagaggcctctagaccatggccatatagcccaaaaaaacctacaacaacccagtgattccggccatgaaagccttcgacaatacattaataccaGTGAATTGATCAGTGGTGGCAAATCCTGTAAGTGTTTATATGTCCAGTTCCATGACCCTTTGatagtctgggatcagatcctgggatataggtgcaATCTGGAAGGGGACTCAGACCCTCTGAACTCTGAGGCGGTAAGTGGAACTCTTGATAGCATGCAAACTTGCTATTGAtgcgtatgtgtgtatgtatgtgtatgtgtgtgtgtgtgtgtgtattacttaAGTTTAAGTGTTGGTATTTTGGTTGCTTTAGGACAATCAAAGAGAAAGTGGGAAGAAAAACTGAAGAGCATTGAGGAACTATCATCTTTGTATAAACGAAGGCCGCTTTGCGAACGTTACAAACCACAACTGTCCAAACCATGGcagccatcctctgtttggaagtTATTTCATCGGCAAAACCAAGCATTTAATTTTGCAAAATCCTGTAAAGAGGTATGAGAGTGGAATGTACTAAGAAGATTGTTAGAAATGGGGCTTTGGAAACTGATGTTGTCGCCTTTAATGATCTAATGCTTCacaattttgtgttttgaaatttatttatgatATACAAAATCGGAAAAAACCCCCAACAGTCAGCCCTTTACATTTGCAAGTCTAACTGTTGAATATTTTACTATTGGCATATTTGATATGTTCTCTTTACTTTGGCCGATGCCACTGCCATCAATTTTGAAGGAAAAGGcaacaaaaaaaacaccacaggggtgttaacctttccttatgttatcctgtatgtatgtatgtatatgtgtgtatttgtatatggctggaattacactttaaaaatatgccTGTTCCGacctacaaattcaacttcagaagaaACCTACAGGTCCTATCTTGTTttaaacttggggactgcctgtagagggatcatggtggcacagtgggttaaaccgctgagttgctgatcTTGTTGACTAGAagatcggcggtttgaatctgtggatggggtgagttcctgttgttagccccagcttctgccaacctagcagttcaaaaacatgcaaacatgagtagataataggtaccactccggcgggaaggcaaTGGTGTTTCAttcagttatgctggccacatgaccttggaggtgtctggggacaacgctggctctttggcttagcaatggagatgagtaccaacctccagggtcagactcgactagacttaatgtcagaggaaacctttacctttaccttactgccTGTATATTATTTTGGTGGTTGACATATTTCTGATAAATACAGGAACATAGTATCATATTGTGATTATATAACATTGTTTCATATTATAATTACAGATCTCTTTtttgctttcccttttttcttttttgtttttaaacaaaggagGAAGGGTAGCTTTGTAAACAAACAACAAACCTACAGAGAGTTGCTCTCCTTGTGACATTTTTTGCCGTCTGTGTTGTCTTGCCTACTTGACCTATAtccatatattataataatggtGAAATACCTTTCACTGAAACTGAGATAAAGCTGCTAATGGATTCTGAAGCGTTTGACAGGCTTTATGTTAAATTCATATAGCTCCGTAAAACAACTGCAATCTGTTCACTTCTGTAAACACAGGAGTAAGCTCGTGAAAAGAGAAGATAACATGTAGTTTCTTCGGTATGTCATGGGAAATGGAATGGAAAGGCCTTACTTTGGCAGGTCACTAAGTATTGAATAAGTGCATCCTccagttcctttcctttcccttgagAGAATGGTTACCTTTGTCACTTTTAGCCTTTGTGAACTGTATAACTCTAGGGCTATAAACCAATTGTTGGAAGCCAAGCATAATGCTAGAACTGAAAAGCCTAATAGGTTACTTGCTTTCATATGCTGATTGAGAACAAgatattaatatatttaaaattattttactttttaaaggatGTTCATGTATTTGCTTTGGAAAGAAGTGCCGAAAACAAACAGAGGTTTTATCTTGTGACAACCTACACAGAGCTTTGGTTTTATTACAGGTAAGTATctaaaaattggggaaaatgaCAATACCTACTCAATAGTAACAATATTTTCATAAATATGGTGTGGAAACCTATATGTTTTTACGTAGAATTCACTATTTTTATTAAAGTAAATTTGTGTCTGACTCCATCCTTTACAAAGTTTGGGCACACGTCAAGGGGAAGAGGCACAACTGGAAGTGACATTACGTCAACCTGGTTTTCTTTGTGGTtaatttccctcctccttttgcaTGTATGTGGCATCAAAGGGAATTGTGGTCAAACACCATGTTCTCTTAAAGCCATTCTGTGGGATCTGAGGACCtatatttcccttttttaaaaaaagaaaatggggaagTCTAAATCAGACTCCAGTGCAGTATAGCTCTTAAAGCATGTATCTTTCTATAAGGATTGTACAAACTCTGCTCTGTCTAtgacagttgttctcaaccttcctaatcccgcaaccccttactacagttcctcatgttgtggtgacccccaaccataacattatttttgtttctacttcataactgtaatttggctactgttatgaatcgtaatgtaaatatctgatgtgcaggatgtattttcattcactggaccaaatttggcacaaatacccaatatgcccaaatctgaatactagtggggttggagggattgattttgacatttgggagttgtagttgctgggatttatagatcacctgcaatcaaagagcattccgaactccaccaacaatggaattgaaccaaacttggcaaacagaactcccctgaccaacagaaaacactgggagggtttggtgggcattgaccttgagttttggagttgtagttcacctacacccagagagcactgtggactcaaacaatgatggatctggaccaaacttggcactcaatatgcccaaatgtgaaccctggtggagtttggggaaaatagaacttgacattggggagttgtagttgctgggatttatagttcacctacattcaaagaccattctgaactccaccaatgatagaattgggctgaaTTTCCTACACAaaacccgcatgaccaacagaaaatactgtgttttctgattgtctttggcgacccctctgatacctccccccctgaacccccaggttgagaaacgctggtctatgaCAAACTTTTTGACCTTGGGAGGATTTAAAGGTGTTGTATGTGGGATTGAACTCTATTGCCAATACATACTTTCCTTTTGGACTTTGGTCTCATTTCCATTTTTGCCAGTGTGATCTTTGCTAGTGGTACTCTTATTTCAATGCTAGTACAATTTTGCTTGCATGTGCTGGAAAATACTGATCTGTGAGTACTGATAAGTCTTGGTTTTCTATTCATTTCCATTCCATTAAAAAGAAGTTGGAATCTTTTGTTGAACTGtggtagtataataataataatacttttcttAATCTAGTAAACATCGTGAAACCAGTCTTATGCATTGTTATGAAGTTATTCCAGAAACAGCTGTTTGCAAACTGTACTTTGATTTGGAATTTTACAAACCAGCAAATAAAGGTGCTGATGGGAAGCAGATGGTAGCAGGCTTAATAGAGGTAGGTTCCAAACAAACATAAGGAATATAAATTTAGGCTAAACAAAGGAAGATGTTCGAAACAATAATAGTAGGTAAGTAATGAAATAAGctgccaaaatgacagttggattattttggattttaaaaaaaggaacatcGGTACTTACTACCTTTAAATTTTGTTCTTGAATACAGGGGCTGGAAAAGATCTAAATGAGTTGTGTTATTGCTACAGGACTCATTTAGGTCCTGTCTCACCTGTGTATCCAGGAATGAGtattcaactagtccaacgggcagcagctagaCTACTCAACAGAGCATCATTCACCcttctgctatgtcagctccactggctgctgatccagttccaagctcaattcaaagtgctggtcttgacctataaaaccctatatggctccggcctagtgcacctgtccgaacatatctcatTCTACGTCCCTcttaggaatttaagatcttctggagaggccctgctctcggccctgcccttGTTACAAACgagactggcggggatgagggacagggccttctcagtggtgcccccccccccccgtggaattcactccctgtggaaattagatcatcgtcatccctcctctcttttagaaggaaattaaaaacatggatatgggaccaggcctttgggtaatctagcagactgacaaggacaatgaagGCAAGAGCTTTGGAAACAgattatgataagctgaatgAACTTACTAATTACAGATCTCGgtgaaacgatggccaccaggctggcttcttttctagtagattttactgtattaacttaatgttttaattatttataattactgtttgttgtgtattttattgtgtttaattgtaggcatcgcatatgtgccggctggaagctgccctgagtccccccctaggcggtaaaaccccccccaaaaaataaataataaatattatgaatGTATATAATAACAAATAAGAATATTAGAGGTTCAACTTCTGTAATAAAAATCAAAAATCTTAAAGTGCCCTATAtaggaggcatgggcaaatttcagtcctccagatgttttggaattccacaattcttaacagccagtaggcctttaggaattgtgggagttgaagtccaaaacaccttgagggccgaagtttgcccatgcttgctataCACTCAACTATAGGTCTAGAAAACTTAatcaaaaatcaatttaaaaacccTGGTTGGCCTATCCATAGCTTATGTGAGTACTGTACACTATATTAACTTATCAAAAAGTAACCATCCACTTCCCTCACAAaatgcaagagcttagtccattccAGGAGAATTAAAAAGAAGCACCGGTGTCACGTCTGGACTTTTTGAAAGCCCAGATGGGGAAATGGCAGCAGTGGCCATGTCatgatgaaatatgatgtatggtttgaatggaattgtataaaagatgaatgaatgagagctTATAATTTTGAAGACAACATTCTGAAGCCAAGACCTGGAAAACAACTACACTGAGGAATTGCAATTAaagcctgcttgctggactgtaattaaaaattaCTGAACTGCTAacattgataagaactgtgactaATGATTAAATGTTGAACTTTTGGGGAAAAGGTGAACTTCTGAGGAAAAATAAGGTGTTTACATTAATCAGAGACAATTAATATAAACACCTTAAGGATGTTAAgaaagaagtcaacacaaggcttgtgCTTTGCTAAccccaatcaagaagagtcaacgtCTGCCAGGAaattgagatggagccaggatgtcTCAGGATGGAAAacatcattaatttacaactttgggacaacatcagaagaaatattgctatataagggactttattacaatccaaaaaggGTGACACACCACGGGTCTGGTCCACCCGCCATGTTCTGGTCAGAGATGGTGTATGCCTCCTTTTCTTAGGGGAAGAGGAAGGCGTATGATTTTGGAGTCTTGGAATTTGTGCAGGGAAGTCAGATTCTGCTGTAGAGAAAGCACagatctgatccttggcattgtgcttagggaaaagATGCATTTCGAAGGTTAGGAGTTTTAGAACTATGtattggcagatttgcaaggaagcATTCTGGCCTAAGATATGTTCTCCATGGAGGAAGAATGTTGAAATGGTGATGTATGCATGATGCTAAGTGAATGAATGTGtaagtgaatgctgagtaaaaatgttAATTCCCCTTTGTTAGCCAGTGCAACTGTAGGTTTGTAGAATTCTATGTAGtttcatagaatctgtatgtaGTTCTCTGTCTAAAAGGTGTTCTGATAccctttctcttactggaaaattgcaataaaaagaacctataaTTTGAAgctattgaaaagttattcataacagcCAGAAGCAGCGGTCCCTGAAGGTGGCATTAGTGTTCTCCAATTTCTTCATTTATCCCAGAGGTtgtatcaaaatctataattttggccccaaaacctctGACCTTGACTTACATTTGAGGCTTACTCATATAggttgtcataaggaagagggagcaggcttgttttctgctgccctggagactggaacttggagcaatgggttcagaaAGAGATTCCAATTGAAcgttaggaataacttcctgattgtaagagctgttcagcagtggaactctctgcctcggagtgtggtgaaagctccttccctggaggcttgTAAATAGAAGTTGGATGGCtatctttgattgtgctttttctgcatggcaaggcGGGGGAATTAAAGTGGATGTCCCATGTGCTCTTTTCAAACTTtaggagtatatatggtattaaatttcaatatgtatttatttttatgaaaATGGAGCACAAACACTTCTGATGAAAACAAATTTTGGAGGGGATGTTAAAACTGGAAAATTGGAGAACATTCCAAAGTATATTACTGCTGTTTCATCGCATGAAGCTCTTTGCAAGTGATATGAAGTATATTGGCAAGTTAAAGATCAAAAGCTCAATAAAGAGAAgaatagcaaaaaaataaataaatggagtgaGGATAAGATCTTAAAATGCCTAAAGTTATACTTTGTAATAATATCATCTCATATTAGGTATATTGGCTGAGATCTGAACGATCATTCCCCCAGTTTTTTACTTGAAACTGTCAACTAAGTATTGCCAATCCCAAAAGCTTGGGAGACCATCCAAAGCGGGATTTTATGGAACCAAGAAACTGTTGCTTGAAGAAAAGAGTGACAACCATTTACCCCATACATTGTGACCGAAATATGAAAGAAAGCATTATTAGAATGAAGTGATAATAATTTGTAAGCCATGTGGCTTACAGCTTTTACTCTTCAGCCTCTCTTACCTTAACACATGTCTAAGATTTTGCCAATACGACAAAATGATATATGTTTATGTGCAAACTGTGACAAACAAATAAAGGAATGCCATTGCATCTTTTTCAGTTTGTGTGTGAAAAATTAGATGAACACTATGGAGTGAAATGTTCAACTGGAGACATTTTGAATTTAGATTCCAGCACCGAAGAGAAATTTAGTTGCCATCTCATATTTCAACTCCATAATGctgcatttaaaaataacattcaCATAGGTAAGTATAGATGTATTTCAGAGGTATGTACAGTCAacatagagcagtgattcccaaccttttttttttttttaccagaaaccactctccaacattagtaccaaaagggttacgaattggtttttggtcaacttcacattcattttggttatttggggtgctggttcagaaaagcCGCCTTTAGTCCCCCTGTTGGAGtcgagaagggcagggtacaagtatggcaaaaataaataaataagggttccacatcagtttttggtcaactttagattcggtgtggttatttgtggtgctgattcagacaattgcattggataggccgcatcagctctattttctgatacaaaacatatgccatccagtagtcgccatctgattatccacagaaaaccatatttaataagcctcggcactataagggttttgcaagaccagtcgctcccattgcaacggtatagtaatgatgaggccgcggatcatattttagtttttgctgatcactggtggttcacagaccacaggttgggaaccactggcatagagtcacactggaagtcTTGGTTGGCAGGGACTGTGTGTGAGGTCCTTCTTGCGGTAGAAATGATATTTGAACAAACTTCCTATACATTTGGTTGGATATTCTACTATTTAAGGAATACGAGAAACCGCTgtgtttttaataaaataaattggaCAAAGAACTTTGTACTATTGATACAGCTTTCTGTTTTGTCTGCTATTTAATCTGCTTTCCTTTGGTATTTCTCAGTGTCAGTTGTTAGGTctgaaatattttgttgttgaaaACTAGTTTCCTTTGTCATCCTGCCTGTTTTCCAAATGCTACTTTattcaatatttttctttttcccccctcaaGGTAACTTTTTAAGAAGAATTTTGGAACCTGCTGTTCTTTTAATTAAGAATAAAGACGCAATGGCTGTAGAAAAACAGGTGCTTCCTGCTTCTCGATGTTCCAAAGCCACCACAGATTTACCCAAATGTCTTGAAAACCAGACGGTCTCCAATAATGTTCCTTCCACCTGTCAATTTAATTCACAGATAGCAATGGAAAAAGGGACACcacaagggaaaggagagagagacctATCTTTTCTGATTATGAATGGcaaagagggaggaaagcaaTTGTTTGTAGATCTGGGTAAATATGAATACACATTTCATGCACAACTCTGTGCTAATGCTATTTTCAAATGTGTGCTTTTCATAACTAATAGGAGGGCTGGAAGGGATGAAAGAAGTCTGCTGTTGTGTCAACTTTTGTCCATTCAGGTATGAATTAATAGTGTGTGGAGGAGAATGATTGATCCAAGGAGCCTTTTGGCTATTAGTGATTTATCAATGTGATGAATGTTGAAATTACTCAGTTACTTAAATATTTATGAATCCTAGTGGTTCTAAGTAAGACTAGATGCTAAAATGTGGTCCTGGTCCATTTCTCCCTGATGCATAATACTGGGCATTGAGTAATCTTCTGCACATGGCAAAAATGTCCATGCAAGGCTTCAAGACTAGTTATGCCATGGAGACAACTTTAGTCGCCTTGGTAGACAACCTACACATAGAACTGTATTGGAGAAGTGTGTTATTTTTGTTTCGGCTGGACCTCTCAGCATTTAATGCCATAGACCACTGCTTCCTGATTCCAAGTTAGGTTCCCTTCACTCAatgttaggagcccccagtggcgcagtgggtttaaccactgagctgctaaacttgctgaccgaaaggttggtggtttgaatctggggagcagggtgagctccctctctGGCGCACAAcagtggctctttggcttagaaatggagatgagcgcgaacccccagtcggacacgactatacttaatgtcaaggagaaacctttacttttacttagcTCAGTGTTAGGGTCATGAAAAAATTGCAACAGTTAAAGATTTCTGAAGGCTACCAGTTTTacccaaatctgttagcaacGTTGTGCGGTGTTTACCATGGACTCcgcagaaaatgtttcagctgaacttcttaaaaaa includes these proteins:
- the PRIMPOL gene encoding DNA-directed primase/polymerase protein isoform X4 — its product is MSTRQSKRKWEEKLKSIEELSSLYKRRPLCERYKPQLSKPWQPSSVWKLFHRQNQAFNFAKSCKEDVHVFALERSAENKQRFYLVTTYTELWFYYSKHRETSLMHCYEVIPETAVCKLYFDLEFYKPANKGADGKQMVAGLIEFVCEKLDEHYGVKCSTGDILNLDSSTEEKFSCHLIFQLHNAAFKNNIHIGNFLRRILEPAVLLIKNKDAMAVEKQVLPASRCSKATTDLPKCLENQTVSNNVPSTCQFNSQIAMEKGTPQGKGERDLSFLIMNGKEGGKQLFVDLGVYTKNRNFRLYKSSKAGKCAVLDIAEDNKFIPKSVKNSSVEEQYFLSSLICNVRFSDCLKIMTFDTPEVRKEKSVCSNGNMTNSCIDSIGGYHCSPYPEIDNFVLSLVSKDSVQGGIRRWNYFSLEQLLVYDILNYRWCRNIGRAHKSNNIMIIVDLKQENWYQKCHDPVCRAENFRSERRRV
- the PRIMPOL gene encoding DNA-directed primase/polymerase protein isoform X3, whose product is MSTRQSKRKWEEKLKSIEELSSLYKRRPLCERYKPQLSKPWQPSSVWKLFHRQNQAFNFAKSCKEDVHVFALERSAENKQRFYLVTTYTELWFYYSKHRETSLMHCYEVIPETAVCKLYFDLEFYKPANKGADGKQMVAGLIEFVCEKLDEHYGVKCSTGDILNLDSSTEEKFSCHLIFQLHNAAFKNNIHIGNFLRRILEPAVLLIKNKDAMAVEKQVLPASRCSKATTDLPKCLENQTVSNNVPSTCQFNSQIAMEKGTPQGKGERDLSFLIMNGKEGGKQLFVDLDSIGGYHCSPYPEIDNFVLSLVSKDSVQGGIRRWNYFSLEQLLVYDILNYRWCRNIGRAHKSNNIMIIVDLKQENWYQKCHDPVCRAENFRSESFSLPSEVCLPFLFKEEEEYEYIMDECGNIEEKSKTFNPTIDSSGSTSLAALQQISDPDSTKRSSLEWDDEADIFLLEASEDVELAEAAASFQPQRDWSVDEIPDELLVDALQNHEIKE